The Chanos chanos chromosome 3, fChaCha1.1, whole genome shotgun sequence genome segment CTCTCTCAAGTTCCAATGAATTTGATTTCATTAGACGTCAGACCAAAACACAAGATTTCATGTTCTTTGGTATCCTTATGAATAAAGGTCATTTTGTTCTGGATCGGTTAGGCCTATTATCTACATTGTGAAATAATTCATGAGGAAACTAGTGACACACTAGTAACACGGAAGTACTACAAACTTATAGAAACTCAAGTCATAAGTATTCACAAGAATGCACGTCAGAAGTTTAAAACATGTCAACAAGGACCTTCGTAGGCAAAATACTATGTTTATAGTGAGTAAGCTGAGCTACTCTGAGATGTTAAGATAGTTTTGGCTCACATCTTCAGACAtctttttttgcattaaatGGAAGAAAAATTACTACAAAACCTATTGTGACAGAATGAATAAACATGTCCTCTAGTGTGTTGTTCTCAAGCTTCcccatgcaaacacaaatgTCAGCAACTCCTTACTCTAACACTACTAATCTTTGTCTTTCAGAGCAGTTAAACAGATTTGCTGGATTTGGCATTGGGCTTGCAAggtaaaatatgatatttatgTTTTCAAATGTGTGGTACAAATAGGCCATGTGAAGACATAATGAAACTATATCTTTGTTCTTCTGGGTCAGTCTCTTCACAGAAAATGTCCTCGCCCATCCATGCATCGTGTTTCGGCGACAGTGCCAGGTGAAGATAAATACAACAAAGCGTAATATCATATTATACTGCCATTGCTTAAATTGACAGAGTAAAAACTGCTAGCAATAAAGAGCTGTGTTTAGGAGCCAGTGTTATTGTGAGGTAaggtattttttatttttcagatacCACACATTGTGATCCACTAGAACATAGGAACTGTAATAAAAACATCCCTGAATATTTCTAAATACTATCCTTCTAAGTGGAAAATGTCATCAAGTGCCATAAATTCTTATGTGTTCCTAGTGCTCCCTATGCATTTTTTGATCAGCCAAGCTTTGATGACAGCGGGGTTTCATGCAGAAAACTGTCCATCTTTATTGAGGGTGGTAGATACTGAATCATTTAAACTCAAGTTTAAGATAACACAGACTATGGCCCTTTTTGACTATTGGTTTCCAGGTGAATTACCATGCCAGGAACTACCACTTGTCACCACTGACTGCCATCAGTGTGATGTACAATATCACAAAAACTCAGGTAATAACAGCTCTTCACGCAAAGTCTTGAAAGATCTCGCTGAAAGATCTCATGAGTGTAAACATTGCAGTCTTTCGTTCTTGAACAAGTTTTTATtcaagttttatttgaatttataCAAGTATTGTGTGAATTGTGctcctttttttgtaattgcaaatgaaaaatcaaaaaataTGTCTGGTAGTTTACTGTCCCTTCCTCCCTATAGACTTGTGTGTTCTATTACTTTACAGGGACCAAAGGCTCTATGGAAGGGAATGGGCAGCACATTTGTGGTACAAGGCGTGACCCTAGGAACGGAGGGCATCATCAGTGAATGCACACCGCTGCCGCGGTAGATACATCTGATCTTCCTTTTCTTGCATTGCGGAAATATTCTGCCATACTATGTATTTATCTGGTTGTCTGTCCGCCGGCAGCGCTTAGCTAATGACTCAAGTTCATCATGACTCAGCATCGCGTAGTCGTTTAGCAGAAAGCACGTTTTGACTGACTGTTTATCATACGGCTTTAGTAGAAGGAGTTTATTGATGGGTGGGGGTGTAACTTGCACAAATAAGGGTTTTGAATCATCTTCACCACCTTGGTCCAGTTATGTTTCCATTGACAAAGCAGACTTTTCAAAAAGAATATTTGCTGATGTCACAGAGCATCTGATTAGGTATTTCTAATGGCTTAAAAATCTTACACTTTTGgagtgttttatctgtttgagGTTAAATATGATAAGGACTTCAAAGGCTTGGTGCTGACCACATTTATTCCCAGGGACTAGATTTAGTCAGTACTGATTTTCCTACTGACGGGGGTGGTGAACTGTATTTGATTacatttgattatttgtttttttttccagggaatTATCGCACAAATGGAACCCGAAGCAGGTTATCGGCCACTTGATGCTCAAAGGGTAACGGTTATGTCTGCCCTTCTATTGTTAATAAATGACTACATAACTGAAACTTTCCATCACAAAGCCTCCATGATTGACAGTCTTGTGTTAAACATAGCATCAGGATTTTTTTTGCCAGCTGAACCTTTCAGTGGCTCTTAATTTAGCATCATTACTTTTAATATGTTACTCCAGAGTATCATTACAAAATAATTATCTCAGCACTAATACTGTCATCAGTCTTTGTGTTAGACATGCAATATGTTTATGATGTGCTGCTCAAAAATGAAAGCTTACTATGTCATTTCACTCACAACAGTATAATACAGGTATCAGCTCTTTCTTCAATTCAATAAATTgaggtttgtttttatgtgtgtgtgtgtgtgtgttttccagtttGACATATGTGGTTGCAATGCCGTTTTACTCAGCAAGTTTGATTGAAACGGTACAGGTCAGTGTTTGTGAGAACCTTACCAGTGAGCCAACACATAAACATTTGTGTTCTGTATTGATGGTATTATGTTAAATGTTGTTATGAAAAGTCCATATGACCATATTATACAGCTTTATTACGTAATTAAGCAGTGACATTAAATCTTTTGAATGGAAAACCATTCTTTTACAAATTCTTTGAGGAAGATCTTTACTGCAGTTTTAACAAGTTTATTTGAATGATCAGGTCTGCCGTAATAGTCTAACATGCTCCCCTTTCATTGTAATAGAAACTTGAATGGAATCAAATGGAACTATGGAAATTTAGGTTGAATCTTTCATGGGGGTTCTATAAAGTTTTTGATCAGATACGCTTATGTTATCAAGAGAGCCATGACTCCAGGGAAGGGTAGCATTGAAGCTTCTTAGAACAGGGCCATTCATTCAGAAAACTCGtttgaaatttatttaaatcattttcatcgAGGAGATAACTTCcagtgttgtttttaatcgTGGCGTCATGGTTCACGAGTTCACCTGCATGTCTGTTTTGCCTTCAGAGCGAGATCATCCGGGACAATCCAGGCATCCTGGATTGCGTGAAGGAGGGTGTTGGACGAGTTATCGGCATGGGCGTGCCCCATAGCAAACGACTGCTACCCCTTTGGAGCTTAGTCTTCCCCACTGTACTCCATGGTGTACTGCACTATGTGGTCAGCTCCAGCGTGCAGAAACTGGTGCTCTTCGTACTGCGTTGCCGCAACCAGTCAAAGCAGTCGGCCTCTGAGTCCTCCTCTTTGTCATCAGGCCAGGAGACAGTGCAGAGCATGCTGGACGCTTACTTCCCTGAGCTCATGGCCAGCTTTGCTGCCAGCCTGGTGGCCGACGTTCTTCTCTTCCCCTTAGAGACGGTGCTTCATCGTCTGCACATCCAGGGCACCCGCACCATCATCGACAACACGGATCTAGGGTTTGAGGTGCTTCCCATTAACACACAGTACGAGGGCATGAGGGACTGCATCAGCGCCATTCGCCAGGAGGAGGGAGCCCTGGGGTTCTACAAGGGCTTTGGCTCCGTGCTGGTGCAGTACTCGTTGCACGCCGCCGTATTGCAGATCACCAAAATGATCTATTCAACGCTGCTGCAGAACGCttgagaaatgagaaacaggGATGGATTCctacatgtttgttttgcaggtcccgtatgtatgtttctctcattcCAGAAAGTGTGACCTACTCACGTGAGCAGCTGCCCCAAAAATTAATCTATTTTGTGTCAAAAGTTACATCATGCATTATGGGCTAGTGATGTTTCCTCATTGTCTGCTGAGTGTACAGTGTTTATCCAAGCACTTGTTGCCTAGTAGCTTGCATGGCGTCTTGGAACCTACCcatctgttaaaacagaaaaagaatacaATCCTCATGACAAAAAGATTCAgttcacttttaaaaatgatgcaTACCAGAGCCAAAATTCACCAGAGTAAAATGTCACAAGAAACATGATAGTACTCACTGAAAACCATATAAACATGCTTTCTTCTTTAGGTTACTTTGATGTCTGTCCGCAGTGAacatactcttttttttattattattattttgtggtGGCACTCGGTGCTCTTTAGCCACAGAGAGCACTTACTGAAGATTGACGGTGCCAGTATCTCCAGAGATTTACTCACACcttgtacattaaaaaaatctaaaatgtctttaaatTATTCTGATTTGCACTTTAGTGAATGTTTGTGGTGACGTGTGAAGTAGTTGAAATGTGCACTTCCACAGGTTCAGAgcaaatgtttatgaaaatgtgtttttttttggggggggggggggggggggtttgttttgttttttttaaacagacaacaaaaatgTGGTATGAACAGAGCTGACGCACTTGTGGTTGTTAGGTGATTTGGGGACTTCAGGGATTCCGGTGACAGACTTCATCCTCTCTAATGAAATCGCTTGTTTTAGCTAATTCAACACTGGCAACTGGCCATCACATTTCTGATCATTTTGGTTACCATGCTGGTaaaataaatgtctgaaatCTGTATATGTGTTGGAAAATAATTTGCAGTTGGGCATTCAAGTAAAACTCATACTGGAAGTGAAAACGATCACAATGAATTATATattcagaatgaaaacacaGTGGATAAGAAAACATGTAACTGGAGGCGAGAAGTCTAACACTTTATCATGATATCTGAGTTACACTTAATGTAATATAAGTGCAGTTAAACACATtaccagtgtttctctgtggtgattGACCTGAACCCATACATTATCTCGACTATAatctcaatcttttttttttctgagaaagtgAATTTTAAGTGCATTGAATGTATAGGTATATAACAGTAGGGATACAACATGTTAAAAGAACCATCAAAATAAACTGACTTTAGAGCACTCTCCTAACAAAGGTATTTAGGACATACTGCCTGAATGTTCTGGTGGAGTCATGAATGATTGGATACAAACAATAGAATGTCCATCTGATTAGTTTCGTGAGTAAGCAGgcagagaaaaatcatttatcGCCACCTATTCATCTAGTGTAAGCCACATTTTAACTAGAGTTTCAACTGTCTCAAAGGACAGGtgataaaaagaaaaccacaggCTGCATTTTCATACCTCAGCAAAGCAGCCTCCCAAGATGCGAAATGCTTTCAGAAGTAATCTTTGCTAAACACAGTCATGTCCTACCCTTATCATATTTCCCATAACTTTTAACACTTTTACTACAAATCGGTCGATTAGCAATAGATTAGGTTGAATCCCAGATGAAATTATGAACATCGGACAAGAGGGCTTAGTTTAGAGCATAAACTGAACTGTTGGAGTTGATGTTGATCTAATTTGTATCATCTCATGGTGCTCTTAAAACCTTAAAGGTTGCCGATTAAAAGATGCTGATAAGGACCCATTAAACATCAGAAGTAATTGACCACTTGGCTTGTTAAATGATAATGACAGATATAGAAGGACCACTGTGGATTAGTGTATAAGCTTTGTTTTACTGCTTAACAGGTAGGTCCTTGTCCTTGCTGATTCTAAAGACATAGCTAAAGTGTAACCACACATATGGATCATCCTGGTGTAATAAAGGACATTCTTTCTTTGTATCAGAATGCCATACGACAGCTATAACTAACAACATGCATTGTTTCTCAGCCCATCAGAAAATACTGTTAATGATACCCAGGATGAAACTTAATAGTCAAAGAGAATTAAGTATTTGAGCTCAGGGTTTGATCTGACAAATCAGCAATCATGTCTCAGCTATTTTATATTTCTGACATAATCTATCATGGGATGTTGGCATCTCTATAATACATATAAAGGAAACTAACTCACTTGAAATCTGCTATACAAACAGAATTTTGGTACTATTAGAGAGCTTACATCTTAACAATGTACAGTTCTCTGAACCTAAGTGACTGGTTTTGGTCAAGCCAGTAACATTGGCAGAATTACTGAGGATGGCCTTCTGAATATGGAAAACCCACTTTGAAGCCCTGGAGTATAATAGGGTGAGATGAGTTGATTTCAGCACGAAACCACAGTTATTTGTAGCTACAAGTGGCCATAAACTTTTAACAGATGTTTTTCTACATGTCCAATCTCTCAGTTCATTCTAACACAGAGACTCCTCTGTTGCTAGACATTTTGACCAGTTGTGGGTCTCCATCTAGATGTCActagaccagtggttctcagctccagtcctgggggggcACTGTCCTGcatctctttgttttaactcttcattatcacagttaattgaactaatcaagggcttgatgattaactgatcagtggaatcggGTGTGTCAGtactgagctcaggagagttcagctcaaacaaagacatgcaggacagtggccccccaggactggagttaagAACCACTACACTAGACTATTTTATTCAATGAGGATCTTGAAGGAGATGACATGAGGAACTCAGATAATTCTGTTTCTAGTAATTCTTCAAGCTTTACTGACATGAATGTTGCACATGCAACATTGTTCTCCTTGGTCCTTGGTTTACAAATATATCATAACAATAACCTGGCCAAATGATGAATTCACCCTCATGATTAACGATCTTTAATTTTCCCAATGTTTCATAACATGTTCACACATATTTCATGAGTGTCTGTGATTTACCTTAGTAACCTTAGTAACTTACCTTAGTAGAAATGTCTAAAATGGCCTGACAATGTGTGGAGCATTTTATATTGTGAAATCAGTAACTTTGACTGTAACTGAAGGAGCAGGTATTCAATCAACATCAGTCGAACAAGACTGTGATAAAGAGGTCAACACACTGAACGCTTTAAGGACTGGCAAATGGATCTAATATTGAAACAAGTAATTTGTGACTGACCATATGTTCCCAAGCCCTTCCAAGCCCTTTGTGTGGTTTTccatataaaaaataaagtaagaAATCATCTGTTGTTGTCTTTTATGTTTGTAATTTTAGTGACAGAATTCTGATAGACATATACAGTCATTGGCCATTTTATTCTGCTTTTCAAATAGCAGTTAGGCTGAGATAGAGCACTGCACACTGGTAACAATTATCTAATGATGAATACATGTTCATCTGTAAAGTTATAGtggaaaatgtaaacattaagcATGGTCTACAAactataaaaacatttaaaagtgaTTTATATTCCCCACAAAAGATACCTGTACTTATGATCCCTTTGTGTGAATACATGTGGTGACGTGGTTTGATAAGATACTTGATTATTTCTGGATGAACTAATTCACTTTTCTCACATTATTAGTCTTCGACACAAAGATAACATGCAAGTCCTGATGTTTCttcaaatcagtcagtcagcagtaGCTTATATATGTCACACCTGCCATGAAATATCACGCAACCAGCTCACTAATGTACCTGTGATACAGAGTCAGCAACAGGTGATGAATATAACAAGAGACCCTAAGCAATGGAGAGACATATTTAAGCAATCCTTTAGTTCAGGTATCAACATAGGCTAcctaaataaaaattaaaactgaagtGAGGTCTGAGAATCTAAAGCTCTCTTAAAAGTACAATTCCTCAGAAAATGTGTGGTTTGTAGATTTTGTTTGACTCATTCACAACCTTCTTCCGGcctctcgaaaaaaaaaaaaaccttttgacaAGTAGACAAGATAAGTCAACCTCAGGTAGTATATATAAGATGGCTTAGCCACATCAGCACACCAATCACTTTAAGTATGGCCATGACAAATTTCATTGGTACATCCTACATCCTCTTCACAGTTGTTCAACTATACTGAATACTAGTAATTTATTGTCTCATATTTACATGAAAATTTAAactcaattttttcttttatttttgcatCAGGGCTCTTACTTCTGACTGTTGGAATACACCTGGCCAAAACATATGCCTATGTTCCTCCAAATTGGACAGAAGGACAGGTAAACGCATGTCTGCAGTCAATTCAGAGGGATGCCAATTACTATATTAAATACCGCGTGCTGGTGAGTTTGATTGCAGCTTGTTCCACTGATAgctttttgtttgaatgaatatttgaaatgttttaccTTTTAATCCAGCTTGTTTCGGTGGTATTTTGAGGTTTGCCTTGCATTGATAGGATATTGTCTCCCCTAGGACCTCTATGGGGAAAAGCCATATTTTAAAAGCAATCAATCAGAGGTAAATAAAAAGGACTTGTGTAAATTGAAAATGTACTATGTTCATGATATAGAACATACTGTGGTGTGAATTGTGCTTTGGAACTTTTTAGTGTTATATGAAGTAATTCAAATTATTTCACAGACATCTAAACAACATATtcttatgaaaaacaaatatataattaaaaaataataacgcATTTAACCAGCAGCTAACATTTCAAATTTCCCTCAGCCACCACCTAGTTGCATTTTCATGTGGCACTGTACAGCTAATCTCACACGAAATTCCTCGGAACTAAAATTTATACAGAAGGAGCTTGGAAACAGCATAAAGGTATGGAGcaaacactatt includes the following:
- the slc25a46 gene encoding mitochondrial outer membrane protein SLC25A46, with protein sequence MTSRRPDSFDGLGYRGREDPSFAGGYSGRSFNNLSSADLQNWVTTPPDIPGSRNLHFGDRTPQFETFSAPSGSGEDTHVSAPPSEQLNRFAGFGIGLASLFTENVLAHPCIVFRRQCQVNYHARNYHLSPLTAISVMYNITKTQGPKALWKGMGSTFVVQGVTLGTEGIISECTPLPRELSHKWNPKQVIGHLMLKGLTYVVAMPFYSASLIETVQSEIIRDNPGILDCVKEGVGRVIGMGVPHSKRLLPLWSLVFPTVLHGVLHYVVSSSVQKLVLFVLRCRNQSKQSASESSSLSSGQETVQSMLDAYFPELMASFAASLVADVLLFPLETVLHRLHIQGTRTIIDNTDLGFEVLPINTQYEGMRDCISAIRQEEGALGFYKGFGSVLVQYSLHAAVLQITKMIYSTLLQNA